The following are encoded in a window of Rubellicoccus peritrichatus genomic DNA:
- a CDS encoding ExeA family protein produces the protein MYQEYYGLKEMPFNITPDPKFLYLSPAHEEALSHLRYGIAERKGFIVLTGEVGCGKTTLCRTLLDEMDDERFETILILNPRISEQQLIAAILRELGEAVPKRSKADLTGRLNDALMERIEAGREIVMIVDEAQNLSFEVMEQIRLLSNLETDDQKLMQIILMGQPELKAKLQEKRLRQFRQRVLVYYDLSALTRVQTEAYIQHRLTLAGSNGRPRFTPWALRKIYKKTHGTPRLINNLCDKSLLAAYVRDSDNVTWWDVRKAVRDITRL, from the coding sequence ATGTATCAAGAATACTACGGCCTCAAAGAGATGCCCTTCAACATCACGCCGGATCCCAAGTTCCTATACTTGAGTCCAGCCCATGAAGAAGCGCTTTCGCACCTGCGTTACGGCATCGCCGAGCGTAAGGGGTTTATCGTCCTGACTGGCGAAGTGGGCTGTGGCAAGACCACGCTTTGCCGCACGCTGCTAGATGAAATGGACGATGAGCGATTTGAGACTATTCTTATTCTAAACCCGCGTATATCCGAGCAACAGCTCATTGCGGCAATCCTGAGAGAGCTTGGAGAGGCAGTGCCCAAGCGGAGTAAGGCTGATTTGACCGGCCGATTGAACGATGCCTTGATGGAGCGGATTGAGGCTGGCCGGGAGATCGTCATGATCGTTGACGAGGCCCAGAATCTCAGCTTCGAAGTCATGGAGCAGATTCGGCTGCTCTCTAATCTGGAGACGGATGACCAGAAGCTGATGCAGATTATCCTTATGGGGCAGCCAGAACTAAAGGCCAAGTTGCAGGAAAAGCGGTTGCGGCAGTTCCGTCAGCGGGTGTTGGTCTACTATGACCTCTCTGCCTTAACGCGAGTTCAAACCGAGGCTTATATCCAGCATCGGCTGACTCTGGCAGGAAGCAATGGTCGCCCTCGTTTCACACCATGGGCCTTGCGAAAAATTTATAAAAAAACCCATGGGACACCTCGGCTTATCAATAATCTTTGTGACAAATCCTTGCTCGCGGCATATGTTCGAGATTCTGATAACGTAACCTGGTGGGATGTCAGGAAGGCGGTTCGGGATATCACGAGATTATAA
- a CDS encoding septum formation initiator family protein, translating to MDIPETSRINQRTIYRAVLGVLAFIFIGVCILFAIALSNTWREYQAFEDREATYRQKLADLRAEKAQREAYLRKLLDDPEFLDRVVRERLGYSREDEIIFKFESD from the coding sequence ATGGACATACCTGAAACAAGCCGAATTAACCAACGCACGATCTATCGTGCAGTACTTGGTGTGCTTGCTTTTATCTTCATCGGCGTCTGCATCCTGTTTGCCATAGCGCTGAGCAACACCTGGCGTGAGTATCAGGCGTTTGAAGACCGTGAAGCCACTTACCGCCAAAAACTGGCCGATTTACGGGCTGAAAAAGCACAACGTGAAGCCTATTTAAGGAAACTCCTCGATGACCCGGAGTTCCTTGACCGCGTAGTCAGAGAGCGCCTGGGATACTCACGAGAAGACGAAATCATCTTCAAATTCGAGTCCGATTAA
- a CDS encoding polyprenyl synthetase family protein, protein MSRDTTQATGSEAVSAETTSPEDDLLSQFFSLEENLNACMTVSLKELEDRFTPYPALRPVWQPLKAFLRKRGKRVRPMLFLLSYRLFDQDSEIPPMAAFRAAAALEIFHAFALVHDDIIDASHSRRGEPTLHIRLASDAQVSSKNGENLALVLGDILFGFAMERFLDPGFDSGRASRAMRFFLKVAQDTGLGQAVEIAHLEESLGSVSEEEILRTYFLKTTRYTVESPLILGAILAGANHNTEKTLCNFANPLGLAFQIENDLHEVSQLAAGDSDLAYDLHAGVKTLFLKKLHTRLDAKGKAEMELLLREGAALELAAMVKSPVAAEVSNALRNEVSDYFKEARAVLRRSNLSKTQREGLLGFAEFISMNSHHSEAEESRFEASA, encoded by the coding sequence ATGAGCCGCGATACGACACAAGCTACTGGCAGTGAAGCAGTTTCAGCTGAGACAACTTCACCGGAGGATGATCTGCTAAGCCAGTTTTTCTCTCTCGAAGAGAATCTCAATGCTTGCATGACAGTCTCGCTTAAAGAGCTGGAAGACCGCTTTACTCCCTACCCTGCTCTACGCCCGGTGTGGCAACCGCTCAAGGCCTTTTTAAGGAAACGCGGCAAGCGGGTTCGCCCCATGCTCTTTCTCTTAAGCTACCGTCTTTTTGACCAAGATTCCGAGATCCCGCCAATGGCGGCCTTCCGCGCAGCTGCTGCACTTGAAATCTTTCATGCTTTCGCCCTCGTTCACGATGACATCATTGATGCGTCTCATTCACGTAGGGGAGAACCTACACTACACATCCGACTGGCAAGTGATGCCCAAGTAAGCTCTAAAAATGGCGAAAACCTCGCCCTGGTCCTGGGCGATATTCTATTTGGCTTTGCGATGGAGAGGTTTCTTGATCCGGGCTTCGACTCTGGGAGAGCTTCCCGCGCAATGCGCTTTTTCCTGAAAGTTGCCCAGGATACCGGCCTCGGGCAGGCCGTTGAAATAGCCCACCTGGAAGAGTCTCTTGGCTCGGTTTCAGAGGAAGAAATTCTGCGGACCTATTTCCTGAAAACCACACGCTACACTGTCGAAAGCCCACTGATTCTCGGAGCGATCCTAGCTGGTGCGAACCACAATACTGAAAAGACACTTTGCAATTTTGCGAACCCACTGGGCCTCGCATTTCAGATTGAAAACGATCTGCACGAAGTAAGCCAACTGGCAGCTGGTGATTCAGACTTGGCTTACGACCTTCATGCCGGGGTTAAAACATTGTTTCTGAAAAAACTACATACCCGACTCGATGCTAAAGGCAAAGCAGAGATGGAACTACTTCTACGCGAAGGCGCGGCACTGGAATTGGCAGCAATGGTCAAATCGCCCGTCGCCGCCGAAGTCAGCAATGCTTTGCGTAACGAAGTGAGCGATTACTTCAAGGAAGCGCGTGCAGTCCTTCGACGTTCCAATTTGAGCAAAACACAACGCGAGGGGTTACTTGGGTTTGCAGAATTCATCAGTATGAACAGCCACCACTCCGAAGCTGAGGAGTCCAGATTTGAAGCATCAGCTTAA